In Pseudomonadota bacterium, the genomic stretch CCGAACGTCGAAATGTACCCCGGCACCGGGACCTTCGTGAACCCGAAGGCGGTGGCACCCAGGCCGCCGGACACGGGCGGGGAATACACGCTCAACTTCGAGGCCACCGATCTCCAGGAGGTCGTCAAGGTGGTCATCGGCGACCTCCTCAAGGAGAGCTATTTCATCGACCCCAAGGTGACCGGTCAGGTCACCATCCAGACCAGCCGGCCGCTCAAACGCGCCGAGCTCTTGCCCACCCTCGAGAACCTGCTGCGCCTGAACGGGGCCGTGCTGCTGCGTTCCGACGGCCTCTACAAGGTCATGCCGGGGGCCCAGGCGACCCGCGGTTCGCCGCCGGCCTCGGTGCAGCGCGTCGCGGCCGCGCGGGGGTATGGGATCCGGGTCGTGCCGCTGCGCTTTGTCTCGGCGCGCGAGCTGCACAAGCTCATCGAGCCGTTCCTGCCCCCGGATGCGCCCCAGATCGTAGACGAGCAGCGCAATTTATTGATCCTGACGGGGACAGAGCAGGAGCTCGAATCCACCATGGAGCTCGTGGAGATCTTTGACGTGGACTGGCTGAACGGCATGTCGGTCGGTCTCTTCAAGCTCAAGGACGCCGAGGTGAAGACCCTGCACGCGGAGATGGAGAAGATCTTCGGGGACAAGGACAGCCCGGTCTCGGGGGTGGTGCGCATGGTCCCCGTGGAGCGCCTCAACGCCCTCCTGGTCGTGACCTCCCGGCCCGATTACCTGGAACATGCCCGCGAATGGGTCGAGCGCCTGGACCAAGTCGCGGACGCGGTGGGACCGCGCCTCTTCGTGTACCGGGTGCAGAACGGCAAGGCCGCGGACCTCGCGACCGTCCTCGGCGGGATCTTCGGCGCCGAGGCGACGAAGGAAGGCGGACCGCCCGCGGCCGAGCTCGCCCCCGGCGAAGAGCCGACCACCCTGGACAGCGGCGACCCGCGCACCTCCGAGCGCGAAGGAGATCTGGGGGGTGAGGAGATGGGGGGCGGCAAGCGCCGCACCGGCAAGGGTTCGAAGGAGCCGGCGGTGTCCGTGGTCTCGACCGAGAACCTCAAGATCATCGCCGACGAGTCCACCAACGCGCTCGTGATCCTGGCCCGGACCCAGGACTACAAGATGATCGAGACGGCGCTCAAGAACCTGGACGTGGTGCCCCTCCAGGTCTTGATCGAGGCGAGCGTGATCGAGGTGACCTTGAACGACAATCTGAGCTACGGGGTCGAGTGGTTCTTCAGGCACAGCGTGCGCGAGGATACCGCCGTGGGGACGCTCGACCTGGCGGGTGCTGCAGGCCTCGCCGCACTCGGCGCACCCAATTTTTCCTATGCGTTGTTCGCCGACGGTGGCAGGGTCAGGGCCGTCATCAACGCCATCGCCAGTGAGAGCAAGCTCAACGTGCTGTCCTCGCCGTCGCTGATGGTGCTCGACAACCAGACCGCCACGATCGAGGTGGCCACCGACGTACCCATCACCACCGGACAGCAGCAGGCAGTGCTGGACACGGGTGGAGTGGACAACATCCCCAATGTGCTCGCTTCGGTCGACTTCAGGAAGGCCGGCGTGATCCTCGAGGTCACGCCGCGCGTCAACGCCAGCGGGCGTATTACGCTCGACCTGAGCCAGGAGGTGAGCGACCCCATTCCGCCCGCGCCAGGTGCTCCGGGGGGGAATCCGTCGTTTCTTGAGCGGAAAGTCGAGACCTCCGTGACCGTGCAGAGCGGTGAGACCCTGGTGATCGGAGGGCTCATCGGCGAGAACAAGTCGGATTCCGAGACCGGGATCCCCTTCCTCAAAGACATGCCCGTGCTCGGGGGCATCTTCGGCTCGACCTCGGACACGTTGCGGCGCACCGAGTTGCTGGTGTTGTTGACTCCCAAGGCGGTGCGCGATCAGGGCGAGGCGCGTGCCGTGACCAAGGAGTTCCGGGAGCGTCTCAAGGAACTCGAGAAGGCTGGCCCCGGCGAGGTCCGCCGCGGGCCCGGTCGTCCTTGAGAAGAAGGCCCTGCAAGTCTACCCCTTCGGAAACACGGAGAGGTTTAGAGTGGGGCGAACGCCGTTTCCGTTGGCGGCGGGCTGACCCCCACCCCGACCCTTGTCCGCGAAAAGCACGGACAGGGGAGAGAGTTTCGAGTTCCCTCCCCTGCGAAGCGGGGGAGGGTTAGGGTGGGGGGGTAACGCCACCGTCGCCGATTGACCTATACTCACGCCCGCCGCGGGCGTGAGGCTCCGCCGGCACACAAGAACCATATCGCGCGTACCGCCCATCGTTCCCCGATATCATCCCCAGAACTCATTCAGGGGCTTCCACCAGGTCGTCCCCGGGGCGAGGGGCGGATCGATATTGCACGCGCGTTCCAGACCGGTCGTTGGAGGGCTTTGCATGACACCCAAAGAAGTGATGGACCTTATCAAAGGCAAGAACATCGAGATCGTGGACCTCAAGTTCCAGGACTTTCCGGGCACCTGGCAGCACTTCTCGATCCCGATCAGCGAGGTGACACCCGACATCTTCGATGAGGGGCTGGGCTTCGACGGCTCCAGCATCCGCGGATGGCAGGCCATTCACGCGAGCGACATGATGGTCGTGCCCGACCCGGTGACCGCCATCGTCGACCCCTTCACGGAACGGCCGACCCTCTCCCTGATCTGCAACATCGTGGACCCGGTGACCCGTGAGCGCTATTCACGCGACCCGCGCTACATCGCCGACAAGGCCGAAAGCTATCTCAAAAGCACGGGCATCGGGGATGTCGCCTACTTCGGGCCGGAGGCGGAGTTCTTCATCTTAGACGGGGTGCGCTTTGACCAGAACGCCCATTGCGGCTTTTACTATGTCGAGTCGGAGGAGGGGATCTGGGAGTCGGGCAGCGACCAGGGTCCCAACCTCGGGCACAAGCCCCGCCACAAGGAGGGGTATTTCCCGGTCGCGCCCACCGATTCACAGCAGGACATCCGCACCGAGATGATCCTGGAGATGGAGAAGGCGGGCATCCAGGTCGAGAAGCACCACCACGAGGTGGCGACGGCGGGCCAGGCCGAGATCGACATGCGCTACGACTCCTTAACCCGCATGGCCGACAAGATGATGCTCTACAAGTACATCTGCAAGAACGTGGCGCTGCGCTACGGCAAGACCGTGACCTTCATGCCCAAACCCATCTTCGGCGACAACGGCTCGGGGATGCACACCCACCAGAGCATCTGGAAGGCCGGGCAGCCGCTGTTCGCTGGCAACAAGTACGCCGGGATCAGCGATCTGTGCCTGCATTACATCGGCGGGATCCTGAAGCACGCGCCGGCCCTGTGCGCCTTCGTGGCCCCCACCACCAACTCCTACAAGCGCCTGGTGCCGGGATTCGAGGCGCCCGTCAACCTGGCCTATTCCTCGCGCAATCGATCGGCGGGGGTCCGCATACCGCTCTATTCGCCGAGCCCCAAGGCCAAGCGCATCGAGGTGCGGTTTCCCGATCCGTCCTGCAACCCCTATCTCGCCTTTGCGGCCATGTTGATGGCGGGGCTGGACGGCATCGAAAACAAGATCGACCCGGGCGAGCCGCTCGACAAGAACCTCTACGACCTGCCCCCCGAGGAGCTCGCGAAGGTGCCGAGCTGTCCGGCCTCTTTGGAGGCCTCGCTGGCTGCCCTGGAAAAGGACCATGAGTTCCTGACCCGAGGCAATGTGTTCACCCAGGACGTCATCGACACCTGGCTCGACTACAAGCGCACCAAGGAGTGTGATCCGGTGCGCCTGCGTCCCCACCCCTACGAGTTCGCCCTGTATTACGACTGCTAACCGCGGGCGATTGCTAACGGCGGGCGACTGGCGAGATCGGCAGGCCGACGCCACCTCCGCCTGCGAGCTGATTATGAGGTGGCGTTTCGGCGTGCTTAAAGGTAATGTGCCAGAGCAAGCAGGGCCCCATCATGAGCGACGACGTCAGCGACGAGTCACCCGCCTGGGATACCCCCATCGCGGTGACCTTGACCCCTGAGACCATCATGAACACGGTGTTCGTCTCCGCGGGAAGCGTCCACACCGGGTGGGAGTCGTGCGTCGACGATGCGCTGGTGGTCGAGGAGACGGTGGTCGCCGATGAGGCGAGCGCCGATCACTGCCGCCTGGCCCAGCAGGAATACGCCGATTCCGATGCGGCCGACGACACCTGGCACGATTGGACCATCGAGCTCCGGCTGGGGAACGTCTACCTCATGGCCCACTGGCGGGCGCGCGCACCGGGCAGCCCCGCGGACTGGGACTGGTGCGCCACCGAGGCCGAGCAGGCCTTCATGAACGCTTGTGTGCTGCTCGGCAGGCGCGTCCGGCGCGGTCTCCTGGTGGACATGCCCCCGCACACAGACCGCCCCTCGCGCACCCGGCACTGAGCGCCGGTGGACGCCGATCTACGGGGGTACGGTGCCGGGGGGCCGCCCGCGTGACGGTCATCCCCGTGACGCCCTTCGTGCAGAACTGCTCGGTGACAGTGGAGGCCGGGGTAGAGATCGAGCGAGACCGAGAAGGTCCTTTTGACGCACGGGCACATTGCGATTGATCCACCCGTTTCGCGCCATCATGCGCATCGAATTCTAGGCCGAACGCGCCGAGCGCGTGCTGGCGCTCATGTAGCAACGTGCGGTAGCAACATCGATTTAGAACATGATCTGAAAGGAGTCGAAGGGTCGTTATACGGAAGAGCGACGCACTTTCTTGTACGACCGAAGTAACGGGCCGTAGGCCATTGGGTAGGTACCGGCATTTCTCACGAGCGCCCTTAAGAATTTACGAAGGGTAGCGGTGACCAATGTAGTGAGCACGTGATCACCAATGGCACTGGTCGGCGCAGTGGCGGAGATCGCTAAGCCCAGAAAAGCTCCGGGTTCCGTTTCATTCAGCCGCTGGCTACTCCGCCGTCGCCAGATCGCCCTTTTCCTCTAGCCACACCCGCCGCTCGGCGGCCTTTTTCTTGGCGAGCAGCATCTCCAGGATGCCGTCGGTCTCGTCGCCCGAGGCGAGGGTGAGCTGCAGGAGGCGGCGGGTCTCGGGAGCCATGGTGGTCTCGCGGAGTTGCAGCGGATTCATCTCGCCCAGGCCCTTGAAACGCTGCACGTTGGGCCGGGCCTTGCGCTTCTCGGCGGCGATGCGATCCAGGTGCCCCTGCTTCTCCTCTTCGTCCAGGGCGTAGAAGACCTCGTGGCCGACATCGATGCGATAGAGCGGCGGCATCGCGACGTGCACATGCCCGGCTTCGACTACCGGCCGAAAGTGGCGCACGAACAGGGCACAGAGCAAGGTCGCGATGTGGCGGCCGTCGGAATCGGCGTCGGCGAGGATGCAGATCTTGCCGTAACGCAGGCCCTCGAGCCGCTGCGAACCGGGGTCCACCCCGATCGCGACGGCGATGTCGTGGACCTCTTTGGAGCCTAGGACCTCGCCAGGCTCGACCTCCCAGGTGTTCAGGATCTTGCCGCGCAGGGGCATGACGGCCTGGAACTCCCGATCGCGCGCCTGCTTGGCGGAGCCGCCGGCCGAATCGCCCTCGACGAGGAACAGCTCGGAGAGGGCCGGTCCTTCCGCCGTGCAGTCGGCGAGCTTGCCGGGCAGCGCCGGGCCACCGGTGATCTTCTTGCGCACCACCTTCTTGTCGGCGCGCAGCCGGCTCTGGGCGCGTAGGATCGCGATCTCGGCAATGCGTTCGCCGGTCTCGACATGCTGGTGGAGCCACAGGGAGAGGGCATCGCGCACCACCCCGGAGACGAAGGCCGCGCAGGCGCGCGAGCTCAACCGCTCCTTGGTCTGGCCGGCGAACTGGGGATCCTCGATCTTGACCGAGACGATATAGGCGCAGCGCTCGTAGACATCCTCGGGCGCGAGCTTGACCCCGCGCGGGAGCAGGTCGCGAAACTCACAGAACTCCCGGACGGCGTCCGTGAGCCCTTGGCGCAGGCCGTTGACGTGCGTGCCGCCCAGTGGGGTGGGGACCAGGTTGACATAGCTCTCGGTGATGGTCTCGCCGTCCTCGGTGAGCCATACGAAAGCCCAGTCCACCGCCTCGTGCGGGCCCTCCAGGCTCCCCGTGTAAGGCTCGCGGGGGACGCGCTCCAGGCCGGCGAGGGCCTCGCCGAGATACCCTGCGAGGCCGTCTTCATAACGCCATTCCATCTCTTCGCGGCTGTCTTCGTCAAACAGGCGCACCGAGAGACCGGGGCACAGGACCGCTTTGGCCCGGAGCACGTGTTTCAATCTCGGGATTGCGATCTGTGGCGCGTCGAAGTAGCGCGGGTCGGGCCAGAAGCGCACCGCGGTGCCGGTATTGTGTTTGGCGACCGGGCCCACGGCCTGTAGCTCGGTCTTCTTCTCCCCGCCCTCGAAGCCCATGTGGTACTCCCGGCCCCCGCGGCGCACCCACACCTCGAGGCGCTGCGAGAGCGCGTTCACCACCGACACGCCGACGCCGTGCAGCCCGCCCGAGAAGCGATAGGTCTTTCCGGTGGTGAACTTCCCGCCGGCGTGCAGGCGCGTCAGGATTACCTCGACACCAGTGACCTTCTCCCCGGGATGGACATCGACCGGCATGCCCCGGCCGTCGTCGGTGACGGTGACGGAGGCGTCGCTATGGAGAATGACCTCGATGCGCTTGGCATGGCCCGCGATGGCCTCGTCCACGCTGTTGTCCACGACTTCCTGGACCAGGTGGTTGGGACGGGTCGTGTCGGTGAACATGCCCGGCCGCTTGCGGACCGGATCGAGGCCTGAGAGGACCTCGATGTCGGAGGCGTCGTAGCGCCGGTTCACGCGGATACGGGTCGCTGGACCCCGAGCATCCGCACCGGATAAGGTCAGTCGAGGTCCGCGAGGAGGGCATCGCGGATCTGGGATGGGATCGGTTCGAGCGCATGGCGATAGGCGCCGTGGTCGATGCCTGCGCAAAGACCGGCGCCGCCTCTCAGGGCGACCCGCATCTCCGGATCGAGCTCGAAACGCAGGAAGTGGACGGAGGAGGTCTTTTCCGCGGTATCGCGCGGGAGGTCCTCATCGGCGATCGCGAATACCGGGGCATGGCCATCGACCCGCAGCCATACCCGGTCTTCCACGCCGATCAAGAGCGCCAGGGCGCGGCTTCGCTCGGCCGGGTCCTCGTACTCAAACATCATGGTGGCCTTGAGGTTGGTGCCGTCTGGGATCAGGGGGTTGTAGGTCCCGATCTCAGCCTCGATCGCCTCTCGCTCGAAGATCCGCTCGACGCGCAGCATCTCCTGGATCTGATACTGGACGGTGAGCCGGTCCTCGAAATGGAGGCTCACGTGCGGCCCGATACCCACAATGCGCTTGCGCTTGTGCGCCATCACCTCGGCGCGGAAGCGCGGGCGCTCGACGGCGTATTGCTCGAGGCCCAGGAGATCGGCGCGCGTCAGTCGCTGCACTATGTTCAGAACCGGTAGGGCTCAGATGCCGTAGGCGAAGCGCAACAGGGATAGCGGGTGGCTCACGGGCATCTCGCCCGACAGCCCGTGTTCCAGGTGGCTCGCGGCCAGCGGGCAGTCGCTCGTGCAGCGATCGGCACCGGCCATGCGGCTCACCACCGGCCGACCGATCTTGACCGCGATTTCGTGGGTCTCACGCTTGACCCCATAGGTACCGTCATGCCCGGAGCAACGCTCGATGCGATCGATGCTCGTGCCCGGTACCAGCGCCAAGACCTCGGCAGTCCTGGGGCCCATGTTCTGTACCCGCTGGTGACAAGGGACGTGATAGGCGATCGTGCCGAGCGCGTGCTTGAAGTCGGTCTTGAGGCGCCCTGCCTTGTGGCGCAGGACCAGGTATTCGCAGGGGTCGAAGAACCGGGCCGCGACCTGCTCGATGGGTCCATCGCCCGGGAACAACAGGGGCAGCTCCTTCTTGAACATGAGCACGCAGGACGGGACGACGGCGACGACGTCCCAACCGGCCTCGACCCAGGGCAGGAGCGCCGCCACGTTACGGCGTGCCTGGCGCTCGACGGCTTCGAGATCGCCCTGCTCCAGCCGCGGCATGCCGCAGCACACCTCGTCTTCGGCGAGGCGCACCGGGACCCCGTTGTGCTCGAAGACGGCGATGAGGTCCTCGCCGATGCGGGGCTCGTGGCGGTTCCCGTAGCAGGTGGCGAATAGCACCACCTTTCCGGTCGTCTCGGCGGTCGGCGCGGCGGCCGGACCCACACGCCAGCGCTCCTGCTTGCGCAAGGTTGGGCTATGGAACACCGGCAAGGGGGCGTCGGGATGGATGCCCAGGGCCTTGTCCATGAGGCGGCGGACCGGACGGCTCAGGGTAGCCGCATTCGCCAGCGCGGCGACCACTGGGATGGTGCCGATGCGGCCGACAACGTCCGTGGCGCCGAGGATCCGATCGCGCGTCCGAGTCCGGCCCGCGTGGTGAGAATGCGCCTTGGCGCGCAGCATCAGATGCGGGAAATCGATGTTCCAAGGATGCGGGGGCACGTAGGGGCACTTGGTCATGTAGCAGAGATCGCAGAGATAACACTGCTCCACGACCCTTGGGTAGTGCGCCTTATCGACCCCATCGACCTCCAAGGTCGGCGAGTTGTCGACCAGGTCGAAGAGGGTCGGGAAGGCATTGCACAGGCTCACGCAGCGCCGGCAGCCATGGCAGACGTCGAAGACGCGCGCGAGCTCGGCGTTGAGCGCGGCCTCGTCGTAGAAACCGGGCTCCTTCCATCGGATCGGATGGCGGGTGGGGGCCTCGAGACTGCCCTCGCGATGGCCCTCGGATCGCTGACTCATGTTCATTCCGCTCGTCCGTATCCTGGGCCTGGAAATGCCGAGCCGGGCCCGCGGCCCGGCTCACCTTGCAGGGTGGTCGGCACCGCTGCACCCCTCACACCGCGGGGCGGGGCCCGGCCCGGTTCTAGAGGGTGTCCAGGGCCTTCTGGAAGCGGTTGGCGTGAGAACGCTCGGCCTTGGCCAGGGTCTCGAACCAGTCGGCGATCTCGCCGAAGCCCTCGTCGCGGGCCGTCTTGGCCATACCCGGATACATGTCCGTGTACTCGTAGGTCTCCCCGGCGACGGCGGCCTTGAGGTTGTGCGCGGTGTCTCCGATGGGCAGGCCGGTGGCCGGATCGCCCACCACCTCCAGGTATTCCAGGTGCCCGTGGGCATGCCCGGTCTCGCCCTCGGCCGTCGAGCGAAACACCGCCGACACATCGTTGTAGCCCTCCACATCCGCTTTCTGGGCGAAGTAGAGATAACGGCGATTGGCCTGCGACTCGCCCGCGAAGGCGTGCTTGAGGTTGTCCTCGGTCTTGCTGCCTTTGAGTGCCATGCGACTTGCTCCTCGATGGTCTGCATATAGATGAGTTGGGGTGACGTACGAACTGGCGCTCGACGATCGGGGCGACGACGCTTCGGCCCCGAGGTCGATTTAGACTAAGTCTAAAGGGTGGAAAGGAGTCTAGGACCCCCCCGCTGCAATGTCAACTCTAAGCGCGCGGCCACCGGGTACGCGTTGACCCCTCGAAGGTCGTGCGCTAACGTAAGTTCCGGTGGTGAAACAGGCGCTCGGAAGATCGATGCGAACATAGACGGCGATGCGAACGTAGATGGCGAAGAGAACGACCGGCTTCCAATTCGAACAAGCGCTCTCGGCGCTAGAGGCCTTGGTCGAGAAACTGGAGAGCGGGGAACTGTCGCTGGAGGAGTCGCTCACGCACTTCGAACGTGGGATCGCCTTGACCAGGGCATGCCAGAAGTCTCTGGCCGAAGCCGAACAGCGGGTCAAGGTCTTGATCGAGACGGACGGTCGCGAACGGCTCGCGCCGTTCGAGCCGCCAGCGCCGGGTCCGACCTAGTCGGGCATGCTGCGGGCCAACGGGATGCCGCGGCAGCACGGCGCGCGCCTCCGCCGCCGACCCACCACATCGGGCCAACCATATCCTGGCCTCGCATCGGGCCGACACCATCGGGCCAACCACATCGGAGACTTACCCATGTCTTCATTCTCCGCACGCCTGCCGGAGCTCGCGGTGGCCGTCGAACACGCACTGGAGGGCTGGTTACCGGCCCCGAGCATCGCGCCCACGGACCTGCACCAGGCCATGCGCTATGCCGTGCTTGGCAACGGCAAGCGCATGCGGCCGCTGCTGGTCTACGCGACCGGGGCGACGCTCGGGATCCCGCGCGAGGCCCTGGACGGCCCGGCCTGCGCCGTCGAGCTGGTACACGCCTATTCGCTGGTCCACGACGACCTCCCGGCCATGGACGACGACGATCTGCGGCGCGGCCAGCCGACCTGCCACAAGGCCTTCGGTGAGGCCACGGCGATCCTGGCCGGCGATGCCTTGCAGGCGCTGGCCTTCCATGTCCTGGCCCACGATGGGGCGATGCTGGCGTCTGCCGGGCACCGCGTCCAGATGATCGACACGCTCGCGGTGGCGAGCGGCTCGCGCGGTATGGCCGGGGGACAGGCACTGGACCTCGCCGCCGTGGGCCGCACCCTCACCGTGGCCGAGCTGGAGAACATGCACATCCATAAGACCGGGGCCTTGATCCGCGCGAGTGTGGTGCTGGCCGCGATGTCGAGCCCGGAGGTAGAGGCGGGGGTCGTGGCGCGACTGGACCACTATGCTAAGCACATCGGGCTGGCCTTCCAGGTCCAGGACGACATCCTGGACATCGAGGGGGAGACGGAGGTCATCGGGAAACCCCAGGGCTCGGATATGGCCCGCGACAAGCCCACCTACCCGAACCTCCTAGGGCTGGAGGGGGCGCGGCGCGTCGCGGCAGAGCTGCACGCCGAGGCGCTCGCCGGGATCGAGCCCCTGGGCGAGGCCGGCGAACCGCTGCGTTACATGGCGGCCTACATCACCCATCGGGACCGGTAGGGAGGCGCCGGGTAGCGGGGGGGCCCGAATGCGTTTAAGATCCACGCGGTGCCCGACGCCGGTCACCCCACAGAGACCATTCCCATCGAGGGTATCGAAGCGATGAACGAAAGGGCGCACGCCATCCCCGAGATCCCGGACATCCAGAGCAGCGAGGATACACGCCGGATCGACATCGACCGCGTCGGCATCAAGGACATCCGTCACCCCGTGGTGGTGCGGGACCGCTCCGGGCGCGAACAGCACACGGTCGCGAGCTTCAACATGTACGTCGGCCTGCCCCACAACTTCAAGGGCACCCATATGTCGCGCTTCGTCGAGATCCTGAACCACCATGAGTACGAGATCACGGTCCAGTCCTTCAAGCGCATGATGGCGGAGATGTCCGATCTCCTGCATGCCAAGGTCGGCCACGTCGAGATGACCTTCCCCTACTTCGTGATGAAAGCGGCGCCCGTGAGCGGGGTCAAGAGCCTCATCGACTACGACGTGACCTTCATCGGCCGAGTCCAGGAGGGGGTATCGAGCATCCAGGTCAAGGTCGTGGTGCCCATCACCACCCTGTGTCCTTGCTCCAAGGACATCTCCGACTACGGCGCCCACAACCAGCGCTCCCATGTCACCGTGCTGGTGCGGATCCGGGACTTCCTGTGGATCGAGGAGATCATCGACATCGTGGAGTCGGTCGCGTCCTGTGAGCTCTATGGCCTCCTCAAGCGCCCCGATGAGAAATACGTCACGGAGCGCGCCTACGACAACCCGAAGTTCGTCGAGGACATCGTGCGCGATGTCGCCGTGCGCCTCAATGAGGACGCGCGCGTGGCGGCCTATGTGGTGGAATCCGAGAACTTCGAGTCCATCCACAACCACTCGGCGTATGCCATGCTCGAGCGCGACAAAGACGCCGCGCGGCCGGCCAGGGATTACTTCTCCAGGACGTAAGTCCCCGGGGGGCGTCCCCCAAAACCGGACGCCGGGCACTGCCGAGCGGCGGGGGCTCGGCCAGGCCGGGCGCCACCCGTCAAGATCCCGACGCCTGGCGGGGGATCGCGGCGTCAACGCCCGTCAGATAGTTGACGAAGCCTCTGTCAGGGGACCGGATCCTATAGCTAACTCATTGTATAGGAACGACGCATTCTAACAGAGCACGACTCGTGCTTGTATATCAGCGCGCACGTGTCCTAACAGACAGTGCTTCCTCCTTAATTGGTTGTTGAGGGTGCTCTCCGCACCCTCTCTTTTTTTTCAGCAGCCGTTCCCAGCCGGCACCCGGTCAGTAGCCCTCGGCCTTGGCCTCATTCCACAGGGCATCCATCTCCGCCAAGTCCGCATCGCCCAACCCTCGCCCCGCGTTCGCGAGCCGACGCTCGATGAAACGGAAGCGTGCCTCGAATTTCGAGTTGGCCCGCCGTAGGACCATCTCGGGGTCCATGCCGACGAAGCGGGCGAGATTGACACAGGCGAAGATCAGATCGCCGATCTCCTCCATGACCGTCGCGCTCGTGGCCTCCGATCCGCCTACCAGGGCCTCGTGGACCTCCGCAAGCTCCTCTCCCACGGCATCGAGGACGGCGCTCGTTTCACGCCAATCGAAGCCGACCTCGGCGGCGCGCTTCTGGAGCTTGTAGGCCCGGGTCATGGCGGGCAGGGCAAGCGCCACGCCATCCAGCCGGCTCGAGGTCCCTTGCTGGACCCGCGCCGCCCGCTCTGTGGCCTTGCGCGCTTCCCAGGCGGCCTGCGCACCGGCATCCAGGCCCGCGGCATCCGCAAACACATGCGGGTGTCGGCGCACGAGCTTGGCCGCAAGGCCGCGGGCGACCGCTGCCAGGTCGAAACCCCCGCCCTCGGCAGCGATCTGTGCGTGGAAGACCACTTGGAACAACAGGTCGCCCAGCTCGTCCCTGAGGTCGTCCAGGGCGCCCCGGTCGATGGCGTCCGCGACCTCGTAGGCCTCTTCGATGGTAAACGGGATGAGCGAGGCGGAGGTCTGCTCGCGATCCCAGGGGCAACCGGAATTCCGATCCCGCAGACACGCCATGATCTCCACGAGCTCATCGATGGCCTGCACGACCCCCTCCGCCGACTCGTTCCCGGTCTACTGGCCGGGTGTCTACTTGATTTCGTAACGCATTTAGCATAAAAAACGAGATTGCATCGAGCGGGATGCTGGACGAGGGTGCAGCATCATCATAGCCCCAAGCAACGGCGGTTGCGACGGTCCCCGACATGGCACCACTGATCTTGCGCCTGGACGTCACCGGGTCCCCCATCAGGTGGATCCCGTGGCAGGACGCGGTATGTCTCTACAGCAGGGACATGATCGCGTGGACCGCGGGTGAGAGGGTGTTCACCTTTTTCGGGGGAACTTGCAGGCGCACCGGCTGCCGCTCTTCGGTCTCTGTCAACTCGATCGTCGCGGTCAAACG encodes the following:
- the ispA gene encoding (2E,6E)-farnesyl diphosphate synthase — protein: MSSFSARLPELAVAVEHALEGWLPAPSIAPTDLHQAMRYAVLGNGKRMRPLLVYATGATLGIPREALDGPACAVELVHAYSLVHDDLPAMDDDDLRRGQPTCHKAFGEATAILAGDALQALAFHVLAHDGAMLASAGHRVQMIDTLAVASGSRGMAGGQALDLAAVGRTLTVAELENMHIHKTGALIRASVVLAAMSSPEVEAGVVARLDHYAKHIGLAFQVQDDILDIEGETEVIGKPQGSDMARDKPTYPNLLGLEGARRVAAELHAEALAGIEPLGEAGEPLRYMAAYITHRDR
- the folE2 gene encoding GTP cyclohydrolase FolE2; the encoded protein is MNERAHAIPEIPDIQSSEDTRRIDIDRVGIKDIRHPVVVRDRSGREQHTVASFNMYVGLPHNFKGTHMSRFVEILNHHEYEITVQSFKRMMAEMSDLLHAKVGHVEMTFPYFVMKAAPVSGVKSLIDYDVTFIGRVQEGVSSIQVKVVVPITTLCPCSKDISDYGAHNQRSHVTVLVRIRDFLWIEEIIDIVESVASCELYGLLKRPDEKYVTERAYDNPKFVEDIVRDVAVRLNEDARVAAYVVESENFESIHNHSAYAMLERDKDAARPARDYFSRT
- a CDS encoding exodeoxyribonuclease VII small subunit, encoding MAKRTTGFQFEQALSALEALVEKLESGELSLEESLTHFERGIALTRACQKSLAEAEQRVKVLIETDGRERLAPFEPPAPGPT
- the mazG gene encoding nucleoside triphosphate pyrophosphohydrolase, giving the protein MACLRDRNSGCPWDREQTSASLIPFTIEEAYEVADAIDRGALDDLRDELGDLLFQVVFHAQIAAEGGGFDLAAVARGLAAKLVRRHPHVFADAAGLDAGAQAAWEARKATERAARVQQGTSSRLDGVALALPAMTRAYKLQKRAAEVGFDWRETSAVLDAVGEELAEVHEALVGGSEATSATVMEEIGDLIFACVNLARFVGMDPEMVLRRANSKFEARFRFIERRLANAGRGLGDADLAEMDALWNEAKAEGY
- a CDS encoding rubrerythrin family protein, which translates into the protein MALKGSKTEDNLKHAFAGESQANRRYLYFAQKADVEGYNDVSAVFRSTAEGETGHAHGHLEYLEVVGDPATGLPIGDTAHNLKAAVAGETYEYTDMYPGMAKTARDEGFGEIADWFETLAKAERSHANRFQKALDTL